The following proteins are co-located in the Campylobacter concisus genome:
- a CDS encoding NAD(P)H-binding protein — protein MKKIALIAGASGALGSEILKNLCQSEHYSKVIALVRHELEFTHEKLEVKVINFDELKDEVPFIADEVFCALGTTMKAAKHKEQFYKVDATYPINFAKFGLECGVKRFVFISAAGASRRSGSFYLKVKGQAESKIQELGYNSLQIVRTPLIEADRKEFRLGEYLAIKAFKFIPKGFFDEYRPMRAEDIAKVVVEVAQDHSEGVKIYSPMEYAK, from the coding sequence ATGAAAAAGATCGCCCTTATAGCTGGAGCTAGTGGTGCTTTAGGAAGTGAAATTTTAAAAAATTTATGCCAGAGTGAGCATTATAGTAAGGTCATCGCTCTTGTTAGGCACGAGCTAGAATTTACTCATGAAAAGCTTGAAGTAAAAGTAATAAATTTTGATGAGCTTAAAGATGAAGTGCCATTTATTGCTGATGAAGTCTTTTGTGCACTAGGCACAACGATGAAAGCGGCAAAGCATAAAGAGCAGTTTTATAAGGTGGATGCGACTTATCCTATAAATTTTGCCAAATTTGGCTTGGAATGTGGGGTAAAACGTTTTGTTTTTATCTCGGCGGCAGGAGCTAGTAGAAGGTCGGGTTCATTTTATTTAAAAGTAAAAGGACAAGCAGAAAGCAAAATACAAGAGCTTGGCTACAACTCGCTTCAGATCGTAAGAACGCCACTTATCGAGGCTGATAGAAAAGAATTTAGACTAGGCGAGTATCTAGCGATAAAGGCGTTTAAATTTATCCCAAAAGGCTTTTTTGACGAATACCGCCCAATGAGAGCAGAAGATATCGCTAAAGTGGTCGTTGAAGTGGCACAAGATCACAGCGAGGGCGTGAAAATTTATAGCCCGATGGAGTATGCGAAGTGA
- a CDS encoding iron-containing alcohol dehydrogenase yields MQNFSFLNPTKIEFGKDKEQNIGRYMKEFGVKKTLIIYGSDRIIKNGLFDVAAKSLSANGIEFCKIGGVKSNPVLSKVNEAINLAKKQGVDSVLAIGGGSVLDTAKAVAAGVKYNGDVWDFFTGKDPSEALMIFDIITLAATGSEMNGGAVVTNEATKEKFAMHGACLYPKVSVINPLLQASVSKEYLVYSASDIIAHSIEGYFTASIQPEIINLYIEANIKTVMKTTEILLKEPENYDARGEFAWAATMALNGLTYVGTAGYSYPNHMIEHAIGAVVDCAHGAGLSVVMPAWMKWYKSRNLEAFKRFGREIFGVDDADAGIERLKEWFSKIGTPTSLIEIGVDDTNLDEIMALVYDYAKGRRLEQIYTKEAISEIFALAR; encoded by the coding sequence ATGCAAAATTTTAGCTTTTTAAACCCTACAAAAATAGAATTTGGCAAAGACAAAGAGCAAAATATCGGCAGATACATGAAAGAATTTGGCGTTAAAAAGACGCTTATCATCTATGGTAGCGATAGGATCATAAAAAATGGCCTTTTTGATGTCGCAGCAAAGAGTCTAAGTGCTAATGGTATCGAGTTTTGTAAGATAGGCGGCGTGAAGTCAAATCCAGTACTAAGCAAGGTAAATGAGGCTATAAATTTAGCTAAAAAGCAAGGTGTCGATAGTGTGCTAGCCATAGGTGGTGGCTCAGTACTTGACACGGCAAAGGCTGTGGCTGCTGGAGTTAAATATAATGGCGACGTTTGGGACTTTTTTACCGGTAAAGATCCAAGTGAAGCGCTTATGATCTTTGACATCATAACACTAGCTGCAACTGGCTCAGAGATGAACGGCGGCGCAGTCGTCACAAACGAAGCCACAAAAGAGAAATTTGCCATGCACGGCGCTTGTCTTTACCCAAAAGTGTCGGTGATAAACCCACTTCTTCAAGCAAGCGTTAGCAAGGAGTACTTGGTCTATTCAGCTTCAGACATCATCGCTCACAGCATCGAGGGCTACTTTACGGCGAGCATCCAGCCTGAGATCATAAATTTATACATCGAAGCAAACATCAAAACGGTCATGAAAACGACTGAAATTTTACTAAAAGAGCCTGAAAACTACGACGCTAGAGGCGAGTTTGCCTGGGCTGCTACGATGGCACTAAATGGCCTAACTTACGTCGGAACGGCTGGCTACTCATATCCAAATCATATGATCGAGCACGCCATAGGTGCAGTCGTGGACTGCGCGCATGGAGCTGGGCTAAGTGTGGTTATGCCAGCTTGGATGAAGTGGTATAAGAGTAGAAATTTAGAGGCATTTAAGCGTTTTGGTAGAGAAATTTTTGGCGTGGATGACGCAGACGCAGGCATAGAGAGGCTAAAAGAGTGGTTTAGCAAGATCGGCACACCAACAAGTCTTATTGAAATCGGAGTTGATGATACAAATTTAGATGAGATCATGGCTCTAGTTTATGACTATGCGAAAGGTAGGAGGCTAGAGCAAATTTATACAAAAGAAGCTATAAGTGAAATTTTTGCCTTAGCGAGATAA
- a CDS encoding putative quinol monooxygenase: MIKKLFLLVFSAAFAFGAEAKVSLYELLSTPNNKSLLRQLGRENILSSKSEPGTQAIFFVSAKSKPELFYLLEFYKDEAAYKKHISSAHFKKFASASAEILASKKAIGVKKRAAFSKNLTPERLKDTYFHITNLSLLAKSDTKFEKIIKKYMQKSVDEGAFAQFAFSQKDAPSKWVLVEIYKDEASFESYRHSENYKAYAKERAGLIDEFDGFGLKNETSFSKIKF; this comes from the coding sequence ATGATTAAAAAGCTATTTTTATTAGTATTTTCGGCAGCTTTTGCCTTTGGGGCGGAGGCGAAAGTGAGCTTATACGAGCTGCTTTCAACGCCAAATAACAAGAGCTTGCTGAGACAGCTTGGCAGGGAAAATATCCTTAGCTCAAAGAGCGAGCCAGGCACACAGGCGATCTTTTTTGTAAGCGCAAAGAGCAAGCCAGAGCTATTTTACCTGCTTGAGTTTTACAAGGACGAGGCGGCTTATAAAAAGCATATAAGCTCGGCGCATTTTAAGAAATTTGCAAGCGCAAGCGCTGAAATTTTGGCTAGCAAAAAGGCTATTGGTGTAAAAAAGAGGGCTGCGTTTTCTAAAAATTTAACGCCGGAGAGGCTAAAAGATACCTACTTTCACATCACAAATTTAAGCCTTTTAGCAAAGAGCGATACGAAATTTGAAAAGATCATCAAAAAATATATGCAAAAAAGCGTAGATGAGGGTGCTTTTGCACAGTTTGCCTTTAGTCAAAAGGACGCGCCAAGCAAATGGGTGCTGGTTGAAATTTACAAAGATGAAGCTAGCTTTGAGAGCTACCGTCACAGCGAAAACTACAAAGCTTATGCCAAAGAGCGAGCTGGGCTGATAGATGAATTTGACGGATTTGGTCTAAAAAACGAGACCTCATTTAGTAAGATAAAATTTTAG
- a CDS encoding anaerobic ribonucleoside-triphosphate reductase activating protein, translating to MHKVFSITPFTTLDYPDKVAAVVWFAGCNMRCVYCYNIEVVNSNGNIEMAEVCNFLDRRIGKLNGIVFSGGECTANPLFLKLAREVKSRNFCLKVDTNGSHIEILKGAIGEGLIDYIALDFKAPKEKFVGVTGSNLYEKFISTLKYLLEINFDFEVRTTVHADFLDETDISLMSEILYDLGYRGNYYLQKFLSTGENFGNLVDAKSSFDPKKIISKLPIKLRNF from the coding sequence TTGCATAAAGTCTTTAGTATAACGCCATTTACTACGCTTGATTATCCAGACAAAGTGGCTGCGGTAGTTTGGTTTGCAGGCTGTAATATGCGATGCGTGTATTGTTACAATATAGAAGTTGTAAATTCAAATGGCAATATAGAAATGGCTGAGGTTTGTAACTTCTTAGACCGCCGCATAGGCAAGCTAAATGGTATCGTCTTTAGCGGTGGCGAATGCACGGCAAATCCTTTGTTTTTAAAACTTGCAAGAGAGGTCAAGTCAAGAAATTTTTGCCTAAAGGTCGATACAAATGGCTCTCATATTGAGATTTTAAAAGGGGCGATAGGTGAAGGGCTGATTGACTATATCGCACTTGATTTTAAAGCACCAAAAGAGAAATTTGTGGGCGTAACTGGCTCAAATTTATATGAAAAATTTATTAGCACACTAAAATATCTGCTTGAGATAAATTTTGATTTTGAAGTAAGAACAACCGTGCATGCAGATTTTTTAGATGAAACAGATATTTCTTTGATGTCTGAAATTCTTTATGACCTTGGATATAGAGGCAATTATTATTTGCAAAAATTCCTTAGCACAGGTGAAAATTTTGGAAATTTGGTTGATGCTAAAAGTAGCTTTGATCCGAAAAAAATCATCTCAAAACTTCCTATCAAACTAAGAAATTTTTAA
- the purB gene encoding adenylosuccinate lyase, which produces MVERYSRKEMADKWSMQAKYDAWLKVEKAAVKAWNKLGFISDGDCEKICKNAKFEVTRIDEIEKTTKHDVIAFLTSVSESLGEESRFVHYGMTSSDCIDTAVALQMKESLELIISDVEEFMQAVKDRANEHKHTLMVGRSHGIHGEPITFGLVLAIWYDEIARALKLIKDAKDTISYGKLSGAMGNLAHAPMEFEELTCEELGLKAAPASNQVIQRDRYAHVVSAIAVLASTCEKIAVAIRHYQRTEVYEAEEYFSPGQKGSSAMPHKRNPVLSENITGLCRVLRSYVTPALENVALWHERDISHSSVERFILPDMFITADFMLVRIKNLIANLVVYPENMMKNLNLTGGLVFSQRVLLQLPQRGISREDAYKIVQRNAMKVWADLQEGKKAIDEQGHSLFLQNLLADKDLTKSLSKDEIKECFDYNYYTKNVDKIFARVFGR; this is translated from the coding sequence ATGGTCGAAAGATACTCACGCAAAGAGATGGCTGATAAGTGGAGCATGCAAGCAAAGTATGACGCTTGGCTCAAGGTAGAAAAGGCTGCCGTTAAAGCTTGGAATAAGCTTGGCTTCATAAGCGACGGCGACTGCGAGAAAATTTGCAAAAACGCTAAATTTGAAGTAACTCGCATCGATGAGATAGAAAAGACGACAAAGCACGACGTCATCGCATTTTTAACAAGCGTCAGCGAAAGCCTTGGCGAGGAGAGCAGGTTTGTTCACTACGGCATGACATCAAGCGACTGCATCGACACAGCCGTTGCGCTTCAGATGAAAGAGAGCCTAGAACTCATCATCAGCGACGTAGAGGAATTCATGCAGGCGGTCAAAGATAGGGCAAATGAGCACAAGCACACGCTCATGGTTGGCAGAAGCCACGGCATCCACGGTGAGCCGATAACTTTTGGCCTTGTTCTTGCCATCTGGTACGACGAGATCGCAAGGGCGCTTAAGCTCATCAAAGATGCAAAAGATACGATCAGCTACGGCAAACTCTCAGGCGCTATGGGAAATTTAGCCCACGCTCCGATGGAATTTGAAGAGCTAACATGTGAGGAGCTAGGCCTTAAAGCTGCCCCAGCGTCAAATCAAGTGATCCAGCGTGACCGCTACGCACATGTGGTGAGCGCCATCGCAGTTCTAGCCTCTACTTGTGAGAAGATCGCAGTTGCCATTAGGCATTACCAAAGGACAGAGGTTTATGAGGCGGAGGAGTATTTTAGCCCAGGACAAAAAGGCTCAAGCGCGATGCCACACAAGCGCAATCCAGTCCTTAGTGAAAACATCACCGGCCTTTGCAGAGTACTTCGCTCATACGTCACGCCAGCTCTTGAAAATGTTGCCCTTTGGCACGAGCGCGACATCAGTCACAGCTCGGTTGAGAGATTTATCCTGCCAGATATGTTTATAACGGCTGACTTTATGCTGGTTCGCATCAAAAATTTGATAGCAAATTTAGTCGTCTATCCAGAAAATATGATGAAAAATTTAAATTTAACAGGCGGTCTAGTCTTTTCACAGCGCGTGCTTTTACAACTGCCACAGCGCGGAATTTCTAGAGAGGACGCCTACAAGATCGTTCAGCGCAATGCCATGAAGGTCTGGGCGGACTTGCAAGAGGGCAAGAAGGCGATTGATGAGCAAGGCCATAGTCTATTTTTACAAAATTTACTAGCCGATAAGGATCTAACTAAGAGCCTTAGCAAAGATGAGATCAAAGAGTGTTTCGACTACAACTACTACACCAAAAACGTAGATAAAATTTTTGCTAGAGTGTTTGGGAGATAA
- a CDS encoding NAD(P)H-dependent oxidoreductase, whose translation MSEILVVSGHTDLENSFANKIILGELKKHLPEAKFDILSELYKNYVIDVKAEQEKLVKADVIVLVYPFFWYGVPSLLQKWFEDVLVHGFSHGSSGDKLRGKKLVLSFTSGSPEELYKKEALQRYEIEEFLPPLKALTNTCGMEFAGYVYSGGLSYQSRHDEAKLALMRQKALDHAKRLGELIGKIS comes from the coding sequence ATGAGTGAAATTTTAGTCGTATCAGGTCACACTGACCTTGAAAATTCCTTTGCAAATAAGATCATTTTAGGTGAGCTAAAAAAGCACTTGCCAGAGGCTAAATTTGACATACTAAGCGAGCTTTATAAAAACTACGTGATAGACGTAAAAGCCGAGCAAGAAAAGCTAGTAAAGGCTGATGTGATTGTGCTTGTTTATCCATTTTTCTGGTACGGCGTGCCATCACTTTTGCAAAAGTGGTTTGAGGACGTGCTAGTTCATGGCTTCTCTCATGGCAGCAGCGGAGATAAGCTACGTGGCAAGAAGCTGGTGCTTTCATTTACTTCTGGCTCGCCTGAAGAGCTTTATAAAAAAGAAGCACTTCAGCGCTATGAGATAGAGGAATTTTTGCCGCCACTTAAGGCACTAACAAATACTTGTGGGATGGAGTTTGCAGGATATGTTTATAGCGGAGGGCTATCGTATCAGAGTAGGCACGATGAGGCAAAGCTTGCTTTGATGAGGCAAAAGGCGCTTGACCATGCAAAAAGATTAGGGGAGCTGATAGGTAAAATTTCATGA
- a CDS encoding SDR family NAD(P)-dependent oxidoreductase translates to MKRYIAITGASSGIGAAVAKAFAKRGENLILVARRGELLEELKGEIAKFADVDVMIELCDLSKQENVLSLWQNLEKFELKALINNAGFGDYNKVGEQNLEKITQMINLNIISLVTLSTLFTKKYKDKDTQLINISSIGGYKIVPNAVTYCASKFFVSAFSEGLYHELVQDKQAKMQAKVLAPAATKTEFGMVATSKESYDYDKAFKKYHTSEEMAEFLLRLYDSHYCVGSVDRDSFEFSLSKPKFDYAIKYDPKDN, encoded by the coding sequence GTGAAAAGATACATCGCCATCACTGGAGCAAGTTCAGGCATAGGAGCGGCCGTGGCAAAGGCATTTGCAAAGCGTGGGGAGAATTTGATCCTTGTTGCAAGACGTGGCGAGCTTTTAGAAGAGCTAAAAGGCGAGATAGCTAAATTTGCAGATGTCGATGTGATGATAGAGCTTTGCGACCTCTCAAAGCAAGAAAATGTCCTCTCTCTTTGGCAAAATTTAGAAAAATTTGAGCTAAAAGCGCTTATAAACAACGCTGGTTTTGGTGACTATAACAAGGTCGGCGAGCAAAATTTAGAAAAAATCACACAGATGATAAATTTAAACATCATCTCACTTGTCACGCTCTCAACGCTCTTTACTAAAAAATATAAAGACAAAGATACGCAGCTTATAAATATCTCTTCGATAGGTGGCTATAAGATCGTGCCAAACGCCGTCACGTACTGCGCTAGCAAATTTTTCGTAAGTGCCTTTAGCGAGGGGCTTTACCACGAGCTAGTACAGGACAAGCAGGCAAAGATGCAAGCAAAAGTGCTGGCTCCAGCTGCTACAAAGACAGAATTTGGCATGGTGGCAACTAGCAAAGAGAGCTACGACTACGACAAAGCGTTTAAAAAGTACCACACGAGTGAAGAAATGGCGGAGTTTTTGCTTCGCCTTTATGATAGCCATTACTGCGTTGGCTCGGTGGATAGAGATAGCTTTGAGTTTAGCTTAAGCAAGCCAAAATTTGACTACGCGATCAAATACGATCCAAAAGATAACTAG
- a CDS encoding ribonucleoside-diphosphate reductase subunit alpha codes for MKVIKRNGRTEELDISKIKKYTNEAVFGLSNVSLSELEVDAKIQFRDMITTEEIQQTLIKTAVDKIDIDRPNWTFVAARLFLFDLYHKVTGFNGYNHLKDYLAKGEKIGRIIPGLKEKYDLEDLNAYIKPERDLQFAYLGIKTLYDRYLIKDKNGMPIELPQHMFMAIAMFLAQNELDSQGWAKKFYDLISKFEVMLATPTLSNARTTRHQLSSCYVGSTPDNIEGIFDSYKEMALLSKFGGGIGWDWSKVRAMGGSIDGHKNAAGGIIPFLKVTNDIAVAVDQLGTRKGAIAVYIEPWHMDVSDFLDLRKNSGEERRRAHELFPALWINDLFMKRVKENGRWSLFDPAQVSDLCDLYGEEFEKRYLEYENDENIQKNTILAKELWKKILTSYFETGMPFLCFKDNANKANPNDHEGIIRSSNLCTEIFQNTAPNYYKIKITYEDGSEELFDEEEDVTVDSGITKKAKKLSALDSLKDRQIFIVEKESIEGKTAVCNLASINLSKINSKEDIERVVPIATRMLDNVIDLNFYPHKKVKHTNLSSRSIGLGVMGEAQMLAEKNVKWGSYEHLALIDSIMENISYNAIYASSNLAVEKGVYPKFEGSKWSKGIMPIDTANENAKALLNDKGGLFDENVCDWDKLREKVKRDGMRNGYLMAIAPTSSISILVGTTQTIEPVYKRKWFEHNLSGMIPNVVPNLSPDTWQFYTPAYELDQRILIKAGAIRQKWIDQGQSLNIFMSLDKASGGYLSEIYTLAWELGLKSTYYLRSESPDSEKLNDVADRSIECEGCQ; via the coding sequence TTGAAAGTTATAAAACGCAATGGAAGAACCGAAGAGCTTGATATAAGTAAGATTAAAAAATATACAAATGAAGCCGTTTTTGGCCTTAGCAATGTAAGCCTTAGCGAGCTTGAAGTAGACGCAAAAATCCAGTTTAGAGATATGATAACTACTGAGGAAATTCAGCAAACTCTTATAAAAACAGCAGTTGATAAGATCGACATTGACCGCCCAAACTGGACATTTGTCGCTGCGAGGCTATTTTTGTTCGACCTTTATCACAAAGTGACCGGCTTTAACGGCTACAACCATCTAAAAGATTATCTTGCAAAGGGCGAAAAAATAGGCCGCATCATCCCTGGACTAAAAGAGAAGTACGATCTTGAGGATCTAAATGCATACATCAAGCCTGAGCGCGACCTTCAGTTTGCATACCTTGGCATCAAAACGCTTTATGACCGCTATCTTATCAAAGACAAAAATGGCATGCCGATCGAGCTACCACAGCACATGTTTATGGCGATCGCGATGTTTCTAGCGCAAAACGAGCTAGACAGTCAAGGCTGGGCTAAGAAATTTTACGACCTTATCTCTAAATTTGAAGTGATGCTAGCCACGCCAACACTCTCAAACGCAAGGACTACACGCCACCAGCTAAGCAGCTGTTACGTAGGCAGTACGCCTGATAATATCGAAGGAATTTTTGATAGCTACAAAGAGATGGCGCTACTTTCAAAATTTGGCGGCGGTATCGGCTGGGACTGGAGCAAGGTGCGTGCGATGGGCGGTAGTATCGACGGACACAAAAACGCAGCTGGCGGTATCATCCCATTTTTAAAAGTGACAAACGACATCGCAGTAGCGGTAGATCAGCTAGGCACTAGAAAGGGAGCAATCGCTGTTTATATCGAGCCTTGGCACATGGACGTGAGCGATTTTCTCGATCTTCGTAAAAACTCAGGCGAAGAGAGACGCCGCGCACACGAGCTTTTCCCTGCACTTTGGATAAACGACCTATTTATGAAGCGTGTTAAAGAAAATGGCCGCTGGAGCCTCTTTGACCCAGCTCAAGTAAGCGACCTTTGCGACCTTTACGGCGAGGAGTTTGAGAAGAGATATTTAGAGTATGAAAACGACGAAAATATCCAGAAAAACACCATCCTTGCAAAAGAGCTTTGGAAAAAAATTTTAACTAGCTATTTTGAAACAGGCATGCCATTTTTATGCTTTAAAGACAATGCCAACAAAGCAAATCCAAACGACCATGAGGGCATCATCAGAAGCTCAAATTTATGCACCGAAATTTTCCAAAACACAGCGCCAAACTACTATAAGATTAAGATCACTTATGAAGATGGCAGCGAGGAGCTATTTGACGAAGAAGAAGACGTCACGGTCGATAGTGGCATAACTAAAAAAGCCAAAAAGCTTAGCGCGCTTGATAGCCTAAAAGACAGGCAAATTTTTATCGTAGAAAAAGAGAGCATCGAGGGCAAAACGGCAGTTTGCAACCTTGCAAGTATAAATTTAAGCAAGATAAACAGCAAAGAGGACATCGAGCGTGTCGTGCCGATAGCTACTAGGATGCTTGATAACGTTATAGACCTAAATTTCTACCCGCACAAAAAGGTAAAACACACAAACTTATCATCTCGCTCGATCGGCCTTGGCGTCATGGGCGAAGCGCAAATGCTAGCTGAGAAAAACGTAAAATGGGGCAGCTATGAGCACTTGGCGCTCATTGATAGCATAATGGAAAACATAAGCTACAACGCGATCTATGCTAGCTCAAATTTAGCCGTAGAAAAGGGCGTCTATCCAAAATTTGAAGGCTCAAAATGGAGCAAAGGCATCATGCCGATAGACACCGCAAACGAGAATGCAAAGGCTCTTTTAAACGACAAAGGCGGGCTATTTGACGAAAATGTCTGCGACTGGGACAAGCTAAGAGAAAAAGTCAAGCGCGACGGCATGAGAAACGGCTACCTAATGGCGATCGCTCCAACTAGCTCGATCTCGATCCTTGTTGGCACTACTCAGACTATCGAGCCAGTCTATAAGCGCAAGTGGTTCGAGCACAACCTAAGCGGTATGATCCCAAATGTCGTGCCAAATTTAAGCCCAGATACTTGGCAGTTTTACACGCCAGCTTACGAGCTTGATCAGAGAATTCTTATAAAAGCAGGTGCTATCCGCCAAAAGTGGATCGACCAAGGTCAAAGTCTAAATATATTTATGAGTCTTGATAAAGCAAGTGGCGGATATCTAAGTGAAATTTACACACTTGCATGGGAGCTTGGACTAAAATCAACCTACTATCTACGCTCTGAAAGCCCAGATAGCGAAAAACTAAACGACGTGGCCGACCGTTCGATCGAATGCGAGGGTTGTCAGTAG
- a CDS encoding pseudouridine synthase family protein: MPYVNKFIATANKQKAYEILMKTGFSMREAQRLIDKGRLICGGSVVSEKNAILCGNVFLIDYEAEPKGLKPIFECESFAVFDKPSGVLSHPNGRHCEYSLNDEIYTLFGRDASVAHRLDFETSGVIVVGKDRNSTIKLKKIFENREVSKSYVAMVQGKIEREFTIDAKMDLANNYDDVKMRMQICENGKSAVTKILPIRYFDDINMTLVQAIPLTGRQHQIRLHLFHVKHKILGEPLYGLSRPQIEKILDKEMSERERINLTGAKRLLLHSDEISFKFDKIFYNIKSKFDAESEFYRFAKEGLL, from the coding sequence TTGCCCTATGTAAATAAATTTATTGCCACTGCAAACAAACAAAAAGCGTATGAAATTTTAATGAAAACTGGCTTTAGTATGAGAGAAGCGCAACGCCTCATAGATAAAGGTAGGCTGATATGTGGCGGTAGTGTCGTGAGTGAGAAAAATGCCATTTTGTGTGGTAATGTTTTTTTGATCGACTATGAGGCGGAGCCAAAGGGGCTAAAACCGATCTTTGAATGTGAGAGTTTTGCTGTATTTGACAAACCAAGCGGAGTTCTTAGCCACCCAAATGGCAGACACTGCGAATACTCGCTAAATGATGAAATTTACACGCTTTTTGGGCGAGATGCGAGCGTGGCACATAGACTAGACTTTGAGACGAGCGGCGTGATAGTCGTGGGCAAAGATAGAAATTCTACGATTAAACTAAAAAAAATCTTTGAAAATAGAGAGGTTTCTAAAAGCTACGTCGCGATGGTACAAGGCAAGATCGAACGAGAATTTACGATCGATGCCAAAATGGATCTAGCAAACAACTACGACGATGTGAAAATGCGAATGCAAATTTGCGAAAACGGCAAGAGCGCTGTGACTAAAATTTTGCCGATCAGATATTTTGACGATATCAATATGACTTTGGTTCAGGCTATCCCACTCACTGGTAGACAGCATCAAATTCGCTTACATTTGTTTCATGTGAAACACAAGATACTTGGCGAACCACTTTATGGTTTGTCACGTCCGCAGATCGAGAAAATTTTAGATAAAGAGATGAGCGAGCGTGAACGAATAAATTTAACTGGAGCAAAAAGGCTCTTGCTTCACTCGGATGAAATTTCTTTTAAATTTGATAAAATTTTTTATAACATAAAAAGTAAATTTGACGCTGAAAGCGAGTTTTATAGATTTGCAAAAGAAGGTTTACTTTAG
- a CDS encoding subtype B tannase, with amino-acid sequence MKCVRVAILGVCLVGACFGNELKFDENKFELKSVQVGDRTLKFRAYEGIVYVAKPVSDYEVLNFYVPEEKFSDQKGAIFMPNAIGGYMSAMPPKPEIINEKPNATLEALLRGYVVASVGARGRTLKDSEKFIGKAPAAIIDLKAAVRYLKFNDKFMPGDANKIISNGTSAGGAMSALLGASANAKEYEPYLKELGAARADDQIYAASAYCPVTNLEHEDEAYEWMFGDLDKFERIDFTSLDVSSFNNRSKKQKTITGELNATQKELSRELKSKFPAYLNSLNLKDAKGHALSLDEKGEGSFKEYINALISRAFTATKSNDKSTLTPKFITLDTQGCSLGYTFKLEDFIASLKRAKAVVAFDGFGLENPENDLFGDSKTPAKHFTKFAKERSEGEMAEASVIKMMNAMNYVKNKNSAKFYRIRQGTNDTDLALAVPAMLALSLKNAGKEVDFEAIWGQGHGGDYDLDELFAWIKRVVEK; translated from the coding sequence ATGAAATGCGTTAGAGTTGCTATTTTAGGGGTTTGTTTAGTAGGCGCTTGCTTTGGAAATGAGCTTAAATTTGATGAAAACAAATTTGAGCTAAAAAGCGTGCAAGTTGGCGATAGGACGCTTAAATTTAGAGCCTATGAAGGCATAGTCTATGTGGCAAAGCCAGTTAGCGACTACGAGGTGCTAAATTTTTACGTGCCAGAGGAGAAATTTAGCGACCAAAAAGGGGCTATCTTTATGCCAAATGCGATCGGCGGCTACATGAGCGCAATGCCACCAAAGCCAGAAATCATAAACGAAAAACCAAATGCTACCCTTGAGGCGCTTCTTAGAGGATACGTCGTGGCAAGCGTTGGCGCTAGAGGCAGAACGCTAAAAGATAGCGAGAAATTTATCGGCAAAGCCCCAGCTGCGATAATCGATCTAAAAGCGGCTGTTAGATATCTTAAATTTAACGACAAATTTATGCCAGGCGACGCAAATAAGATCATCTCAAACGGCACGAGCGCAGGCGGCGCGATGTCAGCACTTCTTGGCGCAAGCGCAAATGCAAAAGAGTACGAGCCATATCTTAAAGAGCTAGGAGCTGCAAGAGCAGACGATCAAATTTACGCCGCTTCAGCCTACTGCCCTGTTACAAATTTAGAACATGAGGATGAGGCGTATGAGTGGATGTTTGGGGATTTGGATAAATTTGAAAGGATTGATTTTACAAGTCTTGATGTGAGCTCTTTTAACAACAGAAGCAAAAAGCAAAAGACTATCACAGGCGAGCTAAACGCCACGCAAAAAGAGCTCTCGCGCGAGCTAAAGAGTAAATTCCCAGCCTATCTAAACTCGCTAAATTTAAAAGACGCCAAAGGCCACGCGCTAAGCCTTGATGAAAAGGGCGAGGGCAGCTTCAAAGAGTATATAAACGCCCTCATCTCAAGGGCATTTACCGCTACAAAAAGCAACGACAAAAGCACGCTCACGCCTAAATTTATCACGCTTGATACGCAGGGCTGCTCGCTTGGATATACGTTTAAGCTAGAAGACTTCATCGCTTCGCTAAAACGCGCCAAAGCGGTGGTTGCCTTTGACGGATTTGGGCTAGAAAATCCTGAAAATGACCTTTTTGGCGATAGCAAAACGCCTGCAAAGCACTTTACTAAATTTGCAAAAGAGCGAAGCGAGGGCGAGATGGCGGAGGCTAGCGTCATAAAGATGATGAATGCGATGAACTACGTCAAAAATAAAAATTCGGCGAAATTTTACCGCATAAGACAGGGCACAAACGACACCGACTTAGCCCTTGCCGTACCTGCTATGCTCGCGCTTTCGCTTAAAAATGCTGGCAAAGAGGTTGATTTTGAAGCGATCTGGGGACAAGGACATGGCGGCGACTACGATTTAGACGAGCTTTTTGCTTGGATTAAAAGAGTGGTTGAGAAATAA